A portion of the Aphelocoma coerulescens isolate FSJ_1873_10779 chromosome 1, UR_Acoe_1.0, whole genome shotgun sequence genome contains these proteins:
- the LOC138115454 gene encoding Golgi pH regulator isoform X2 yields MSFLIDSSIMFTSQVLFFGFGWLFFMRKLFKDYEVRQYVVQVIFSVTFAFSCTMFELIIFEILGVLNSSSRYFHWKLNLCVILLILVFMVPFYIGYFVVSNIRLLHRQKLLFACVVWLTFMYFFWKLGDPFPILSPKHGILSIEQLISRVGVIGVTLMALLSGFGAVNCPYTYMSYFLRNVTDADILALERRLLQTMDMIVSKKKRIAVAHRTMFQRGEVHNRPTGFWGMIKSVTTSVPGSENLSLIQQEVDALEELSRQLFLETADLHATKERIEYSKTFQGKYFNFLGYFFSIYCVWKIFMATINIVFDRVGKTDPVTRGIEITVNYLGIQFDVKFWSQHISFILVGIIIVTSIRGLLITLTKFFYAISSSKSSNVIVLLLAQIMGMYFVSSVLLIRMSMPPEYRTIITEVLGELQFNFYHRWFDVIFLVSALSSILFLYLAHKQAPEKHMAL; encoded by the exons ATGAGCTTCCTCATCGACTCCAGCATCATGTTCACCTCACAG GTGCTGTTCTTTGGATTTGGATGGCTCTTCTTCATGAGAAAGCTCTTCAAGGATTATGAG GTGCGACAGTATGTGGTCCAGGTGATATTCTCTGTGACTTTTGCCTTCTCTTGTACCATGTTTGAACTCATAATCTTTGAGATTTTGGGAGTGCTGAACAGCAG CTCTCGATATTTTCACTGGAAGCTGAACCTGTGTGTCATTTTGCTCATCCTGGTCTTCATGGTGCCCTTCTACATTGGTTACTTTGTTGTGAGCAATATCAGATTAT TGCACAGACAGAAACTCCTTTTTGCATGTGTTGTGTGGTTGACATTCATGTATTTCTTCTGGAAGTTGGGGGATCCATTTCCTATCCTCAGCCCAAAACATG GAATCCTGTCTATAGAACAGCTCATCAGCCGTGTTGGTGTGATTGGGGTGACACTCATGGCTTTGCTgtcaggatttggggctgtCAACTGTCCATACACTTATATGTCCTACTTTCTCAG GAATGTGACAGATGCAGATATTCTGGCTCTGGAGCGACGGCTCCTTCAGACTATGGACATGATAGTTAGCAAGAAAAAAAG GATAGCAGTGGCTCACAGGACAATGTTCCAGAGAGGAGAAGTGCATAACAGACCCACTGGCTTCTGGGGAATGATAAAAAGTGTTACAACATCTGTTCCTGGCAGTGAAA ATCTGTCCCTTATCCAGCAAGAAGTGGATGCCCTGGAAGAATTGAGTCGGCAGCTTTTCCTGGAAACTGCTGACTTGCATGCAACAAAG GAGAGAATAGAGTATTCCAAAACTTTCCAGGGAAAATACTTTAactttttgggttattttttctcCATCTATTGTGTCTGGAAAATCTTCATG GCAACCATCAATATTGTATTTGACCGTGTGGGGAAGACTGATCCAGTCACAAGAGGAATTGAGATCACTGTAAATTACCTGGGAATCCAGTTTGAT GTCAAATTCTGGTCTCAGCACATTTCCTTTATTCTTGTTGGAATAATCATTGTTACCTCTATTAGAGGGTTGTTAATCACACTTACAAAG ttcTTCTATGCCATTTCCAGCAGCAAGTCCTCCAATGTTATTGTTCTGCTGTTAGCACAGATCATG GGAATGTACTTTGTGTCATCAGTGCTCCTGATCCGCATGAGCATGCCTCCGGAATACCGCACCATTATTACAGAAGTCCTGGGAGAGCTCCAGTTCAACTTCTATCACCGTTGGTTTGATGTGATATTCCTAGTTAGTGCCCTGTCCAGTATCCTCTTTCTCTATTTAGCACACAAACAAGCCCCAGAAAAGCATATGGCCCTCTGA
- the LOC138115454 gene encoding Golgi pH regulator isoform X1 has translation MCQCLTRCTVKTSTKNSHALLVYKKQQVLFFGFGWLFFMRKLFKDYEVRQYVVQVIFSVTFAFSCTMFELIIFEILGVLNSSSRYFHWKLNLCVILLILVFMVPFYIGYFVVSNIRLLHRQKLLFACVVWLTFMYFFWKLGDPFPILSPKHGILSIEQLISRVGVIGVTLMALLSGFGAVNCPYTYMSYFLRNVTDADILALERRLLQTMDMIVSKKKRIAVAHRTMFQRGEVHNRPTGFWGMIKSVTTSVPGSENLSLIQQEVDALEELSRQLFLETADLHATKERIEYSKTFQGKYFNFLGYFFSIYCVWKIFMATINIVFDRVGKTDPVTRGIEITVNYLGIQFDVKFWSQHISFILVGIIIVTSIRGLLITLTKFFYAISSSKSSNVIVLLLAQIMGMYFVSSVLLIRMSMPPEYRTIITEVLGELQFNFYHRWFDVIFLVSALSSILFLYLAHKQAPEKHMAL, from the exons ATGTGTCAGTGTCTAACCAGATGCACTGTAAAGACCTCTACAAAAAATTCACATGCACTTCTAGTCTACAAGAAACAGCAG GTGCTGTTCTTTGGATTTGGATGGCTCTTCTTCATGAGAAAGCTCTTCAAGGATTATGAG GTGCGACAGTATGTGGTCCAGGTGATATTCTCTGTGACTTTTGCCTTCTCTTGTACCATGTTTGAACTCATAATCTTTGAGATTTTGGGAGTGCTGAACAGCAG CTCTCGATATTTTCACTGGAAGCTGAACCTGTGTGTCATTTTGCTCATCCTGGTCTTCATGGTGCCCTTCTACATTGGTTACTTTGTTGTGAGCAATATCAGATTAT TGCACAGACAGAAACTCCTTTTTGCATGTGTTGTGTGGTTGACATTCATGTATTTCTTCTGGAAGTTGGGGGATCCATTTCCTATCCTCAGCCCAAAACATG GAATCCTGTCTATAGAACAGCTCATCAGCCGTGTTGGTGTGATTGGGGTGACACTCATGGCTTTGCTgtcaggatttggggctgtCAACTGTCCATACACTTATATGTCCTACTTTCTCAG GAATGTGACAGATGCAGATATTCTGGCTCTGGAGCGACGGCTCCTTCAGACTATGGACATGATAGTTAGCAAGAAAAAAAG GATAGCAGTGGCTCACAGGACAATGTTCCAGAGAGGAGAAGTGCATAACAGACCCACTGGCTTCTGGGGAATGATAAAAAGTGTTACAACATCTGTTCCTGGCAGTGAAA ATCTGTCCCTTATCCAGCAAGAAGTGGATGCCCTGGAAGAATTGAGTCGGCAGCTTTTCCTGGAAACTGCTGACTTGCATGCAACAAAG GAGAGAATAGAGTATTCCAAAACTTTCCAGGGAAAATACTTTAactttttgggttattttttctcCATCTATTGTGTCTGGAAAATCTTCATG GCAACCATCAATATTGTATTTGACCGTGTGGGGAAGACTGATCCAGTCACAAGAGGAATTGAGATCACTGTAAATTACCTGGGAATCCAGTTTGAT GTCAAATTCTGGTCTCAGCACATTTCCTTTATTCTTGTTGGAATAATCATTGTTACCTCTATTAGAGGGTTGTTAATCACACTTACAAAG ttcTTCTATGCCATTTCCAGCAGCAAGTCCTCCAATGTTATTGTTCTGCTGTTAGCACAGATCATG GGAATGTACTTTGTGTCATCAGTGCTCCTGATCCGCATGAGCATGCCTCCGGAATACCGCACCATTATTACAGAAGTCCTGGGAGAGCTCCAGTTCAACTTCTATCACCGTTGGTTTGATGTGATATTCCTAGTTAGTGCCCTGTCCAGTATCCTCTTTCTCTATTTAGCACACAAACAAGCCCCAGAAAAGCATATGGCCCTCTGA
- the LOC138115454 gene encoding Golgi pH regulator isoform X3, whose translation MCQCLTRCTVKTSTKNSHALLVYKKQQVLFFGFGWLFFMRKLFKDYEVRQYVVQVIFSVTFAFSCTMFELIIFEILGVLNSSSRYFHWKLNLCVILLILVFMVPFYIGYFVVSNIRLLHRQKLLFACVVWLTFMYFFWKLGDPFPILSPKHGILSIEQLISRVGVIGVTLMALLSGFGAVNCPYTYMSYFLRIAVAHRTMFQRGEVHNRPTGFWGMIKSVTTSVPGSENLSLIQQEVDALEELSRQLFLETADLHATKERIEYSKTFQGKYFNFLGYFFSIYCVWKIFMATINIVFDRVGKTDPVTRGIEITVNYLGIQFDVKFWSQHISFILVGIIIVTSIRGLLITLTKFFYAISSSKSSNVIVLLLAQIMGMYFVSSVLLIRMSMPPEYRTIITEVLGELQFNFYHRWFDVIFLVSALSSILFLYLAHKQAPEKHMAL comes from the exons ATGTGTCAGTGTCTAACCAGATGCACTGTAAAGACCTCTACAAAAAATTCACATGCACTTCTAGTCTACAAGAAACAGCAG GTGCTGTTCTTTGGATTTGGATGGCTCTTCTTCATGAGAAAGCTCTTCAAGGATTATGAG GTGCGACAGTATGTGGTCCAGGTGATATTCTCTGTGACTTTTGCCTTCTCTTGTACCATGTTTGAACTCATAATCTTTGAGATTTTGGGAGTGCTGAACAGCAG CTCTCGATATTTTCACTGGAAGCTGAACCTGTGTGTCATTTTGCTCATCCTGGTCTTCATGGTGCCCTTCTACATTGGTTACTTTGTTGTGAGCAATATCAGATTAT TGCACAGACAGAAACTCCTTTTTGCATGTGTTGTGTGGTTGACATTCATGTATTTCTTCTGGAAGTTGGGGGATCCATTTCCTATCCTCAGCCCAAAACATG GAATCCTGTCTATAGAACAGCTCATCAGCCGTGTTGGTGTGATTGGGGTGACACTCATGGCTTTGCTgtcaggatttggggctgtCAACTGTCCATACACTTATATGTCCTACTTTCTCAG GATAGCAGTGGCTCACAGGACAATGTTCCAGAGAGGAGAAGTGCATAACAGACCCACTGGCTTCTGGGGAATGATAAAAAGTGTTACAACATCTGTTCCTGGCAGTGAAA ATCTGTCCCTTATCCAGCAAGAAGTGGATGCCCTGGAAGAATTGAGTCGGCAGCTTTTCCTGGAAACTGCTGACTTGCATGCAACAAAG GAGAGAATAGAGTATTCCAAAACTTTCCAGGGAAAATACTTTAactttttgggttattttttctcCATCTATTGTGTCTGGAAAATCTTCATG GCAACCATCAATATTGTATTTGACCGTGTGGGGAAGACTGATCCAGTCACAAGAGGAATTGAGATCACTGTAAATTACCTGGGAATCCAGTTTGAT GTCAAATTCTGGTCTCAGCACATTTCCTTTATTCTTGTTGGAATAATCATTGTTACCTCTATTAGAGGGTTGTTAATCACACTTACAAAG ttcTTCTATGCCATTTCCAGCAGCAAGTCCTCCAATGTTATTGTTCTGCTGTTAGCACAGATCATG GGAATGTACTTTGTGTCATCAGTGCTCCTGATCCGCATGAGCATGCCTCCGGAATACCGCACCATTATTACAGAAGTCCTGGGAGAGCTCCAGTTCAACTTCTATCACCGTTGGTTTGATGTGATATTCCTAGTTAGTGCCCTGTCCAGTATCCTCTTTCTCTATTTAGCACACAAACAAGCCCCAGAAAAGCATATGGCCCTCTGA
- the LOC138115454 gene encoding Golgi pH regulator isoform X4 has translation MRKLFKDYEVRQYVVQVIFSVTFAFSCTMFELIIFEILGVLNSSSRYFHWKLNLCVILLILVFMVPFYIGYFVVSNIRLLHRQKLLFACVVWLTFMYFFWKLGDPFPILSPKHGILSIEQLISRVGVIGVTLMALLSGFGAVNCPYTYMSYFLRNVTDADILALERRLLQTMDMIVSKKKRIAVAHRTMFQRGEVHNRPTGFWGMIKSVTTSVPGSENLSLIQQEVDALEELSRQLFLETADLHATKERIEYSKTFQGKYFNFLGYFFSIYCVWKIFMATINIVFDRVGKTDPVTRGIEITVNYLGIQFDVKFWSQHISFILVGIIIVTSIRGLLITLTKFFYAISSSKSSNVIVLLLAQIMGMYFVSSVLLIRMSMPPEYRTIITEVLGELQFNFYHRWFDVIFLVSALSSILFLYLAHKQAPEKHMAL, from the exons ATGAGAAAGCTCTTCAAGGATTATGAG GTGCGACAGTATGTGGTCCAGGTGATATTCTCTGTGACTTTTGCCTTCTCTTGTACCATGTTTGAACTCATAATCTTTGAGATTTTGGGAGTGCTGAACAGCAG CTCTCGATATTTTCACTGGAAGCTGAACCTGTGTGTCATTTTGCTCATCCTGGTCTTCATGGTGCCCTTCTACATTGGTTACTTTGTTGTGAGCAATATCAGATTAT TGCACAGACAGAAACTCCTTTTTGCATGTGTTGTGTGGTTGACATTCATGTATTTCTTCTGGAAGTTGGGGGATCCATTTCCTATCCTCAGCCCAAAACATG GAATCCTGTCTATAGAACAGCTCATCAGCCGTGTTGGTGTGATTGGGGTGACACTCATGGCTTTGCTgtcaggatttggggctgtCAACTGTCCATACACTTATATGTCCTACTTTCTCAG GAATGTGACAGATGCAGATATTCTGGCTCTGGAGCGACGGCTCCTTCAGACTATGGACATGATAGTTAGCAAGAAAAAAAG GATAGCAGTGGCTCACAGGACAATGTTCCAGAGAGGAGAAGTGCATAACAGACCCACTGGCTTCTGGGGAATGATAAAAAGTGTTACAACATCTGTTCCTGGCAGTGAAA ATCTGTCCCTTATCCAGCAAGAAGTGGATGCCCTGGAAGAATTGAGTCGGCAGCTTTTCCTGGAAACTGCTGACTTGCATGCAACAAAG GAGAGAATAGAGTATTCCAAAACTTTCCAGGGAAAATACTTTAactttttgggttattttttctcCATCTATTGTGTCTGGAAAATCTTCATG GCAACCATCAATATTGTATTTGACCGTGTGGGGAAGACTGATCCAGTCACAAGAGGAATTGAGATCACTGTAAATTACCTGGGAATCCAGTTTGAT GTCAAATTCTGGTCTCAGCACATTTCCTTTATTCTTGTTGGAATAATCATTGTTACCTCTATTAGAGGGTTGTTAATCACACTTACAAAG ttcTTCTATGCCATTTCCAGCAGCAAGTCCTCCAATGTTATTGTTCTGCTGTTAGCACAGATCATG GGAATGTACTTTGTGTCATCAGTGCTCCTGATCCGCATGAGCATGCCTCCGGAATACCGCACCATTATTACAGAAGTCCTGGGAGAGCTCCAGTTCAACTTCTATCACCGTTGGTTTGATGTGATATTCCTAGTTAGTGCCCTGTCCAGTATCCTCTTTCTCTATTTAGCACACAAACAAGCCCCAGAAAAGCATATGGCCCTCTGA
- the GJA8 gene encoding gap junction alpha-8 protein produces MGDWSFLGNILEQVNEQSTVIGRVWLTVLFIFRILILGTAAELVWGDEQSDFVCNTQQPGCENVCYDEAFPISHIRLWVLQIIFVSTPSLMYFGHAVHHVRMEEKRKEREEAERRQQAEVDEEKLPLAPNQNKGNNPDGTKKFRLEGTLLRTYIFHIIFKTLFEVGFIVGQYFLYGFRILPLYRCGRWPCPNLVDCFVSRPTEKTIFIMFMLVVASVSLFLNLVEISHLILKRIRRALRRPAEEQLGEVPEKPLHAITVPSIPKAKGYKLLEEEKPVSHYFPLTEVGVEPSPLPSAYNEFEEKIGMGPLEDLSRAFDERLPSYAQAKEPEEEKVRAEEEEQEEEKPGPQEEPGVKKAEEEMGRDEVEGPSAPAELATDMRPLSRLSKASSRARSDDLTV; encoded by the coding sequence ATGGGTGACTGGAGTTTCTTGGGGAACATTTTAGAGCAGGTGAACGAGCAATCCACTGTCATCGGGAGAGTTTGGCTCACAGTGCTCTTCATTTTCCGCATCCTGatcctgggcacagctgccGAGCTAGTGTGGGGAGACGAGCAGTCAGACTTTGTGTGCAACACCCAGCAACCTGGTTGTGAGAACGTCTGCTATGATGAGGCCTTCCCCATCTCCCACATCCGGCTCTGGGTCCTGCAGATCATTTTCGTATCCACGCCCTCGCTAATGTACTTCGGGCATGCTGTGCACCACGTCCGCatggaggagaagaggaaagagaggGAGGAAGCTGAGAGGCGCCAGCAAGCTGAGGTTGATGAAGAGAAGCTGCCCCTGGCTCCGAATCAAAACAAAGGCAACAACCCTGATGGAACCAAGAAGTTTCGCCTGGAAGGTACTCTCCTGAGAACGTACATCTTCCACATCATTTTCAAAACCCTCTTTGAGGTGGGATTCATAGTAGGTCAGTACTTCCTGTATGGCTTCCGAATTCTCCCTCTTTACCGCTGTGGGCGGTGGCCCTGTCCCAATCTTGTGGACTGTTTTGTCTCCAGGCCCACAGAGAAGACCATCTTCATTATGTTCATGCTGGTGGTGGCTTCTGTATCCCTCTTCCTCAACTTGGTGGAGATCAGTCATTTGATCTTGAAAAGAATCCGGAGGGCTCTGAGAAGAccagcagaggagcagcttgGAGAGGTCCCAGAGAAGCCCCTCCATGCCATCACAGTCCCCTCCATCCCGAAGGCCAAAGGCTACAAGCTGCTGGAAGAAGAGAAGCCGGTGTCCCATTATTTCCCTCTCACGGAAGTAGGGGTTGAGCCCAGCCCCCTTCCGTCAGCCTACAATGAGTTTGAGGAGAAGATTGGGATGGGACCATTGGAAGATCTCTCCAGGGCATTCGATGAGAGGTTACCATCGTATGCACAAGCGAAGGAACCAGAAGAGGAGAAGGTacgagcagaggaggaggaacaagaggaggagaagccaGGGCCTCAGGAAGAACCAGGGGTgaagaaagcagaagaggaGATGGGGAGAGATGAAGTGGAAGGGCCTTCAGCACCTGCTGAACTTGCCACTGATATGAGACCCCTGAGCAGGCTAAGCAAAGCCAGCAGCCGGGCCAGGTCAGATGATTTGACTGTATGA